A region from the Arachis ipaensis cultivar K30076 chromosome B01, Araip1.1, whole genome shotgun sequence genome encodes:
- the LOC107611570 gene encoding uncharacterized protein LOC107611570: MTGQPKVETLMPEHKDEQTSKLLEVFKALHINIPFIQVLKQMPMYDELMKELLSEERPLKGDQTVVLTKECSAIIQRNLPSKMPDPESFQIPCTIGNNTFERALCDLGASINLMLLFVIKKLQIQEVKLTRIALQLADKFVRLVYGVGENVLVKVEKFFFPIDFVILDMEEDENFSIILGRLFLATG, from the coding sequence ATGACTGGACAACCCAAGGTGGAGACCTTAATGCCTGAACACAAGGATGAGCAAACCTCTAAACTCCTGGAGGTGTTCAAGGCATTACATATCAACATTCCATTCATACAGGTTCTTAAACAAATGCCTATGTATGATGAACTCATGAAGGAATTGTTGTCTGAGGAAAGACCTCTGAAGGGAGACCAAACAGTGGTGCTAACCAAagagtgtagtgccatcattcagaggAATTTACCAAGTAAGATGCCAGATCCGGAAAGTTTTCAAATCCCATGTACTATTGGAAACAACACCTTTGAACGAGCACTGTGTGATTTAGGGGCAAGTATCAATTTGATGCTGCTTTTTGTGATAAAAAAACTACAAATTCAAGAGGTAAAACTCACAAGAATAGCTCTTCAATTGGCTGATAAATTTGTAAGGTTGGTGTATGGAGTGGGGGAGAATGTTTTGGTCAAGGTGGAAAAGTTCTTCTTCCCAATAGACTTCGTGATTCTTGATATGGAGGAAGATGAAAATTTCTCTATCATTCTAGGAAGACTGTTCTTAGCCACTGGGTGA